AGGCCGACTGCAGCAGGAAGATCAGGATGTAGATCTGCCAGGCCTCGGTCACGAACGGCAGGGACACCGCTACTCCGGCGCGGATCAGGTCGGCACCGATGAGGACGGGCTTGCGCGGCAGGCGCGCCGTGAGTGCGGTGGTGACCGGCGAGACGGCGACATAGGCGACCATCTTGATGGTCATCGCCACCCCCATCACGATGCCTGCCTCGCCGCCGGCGATCTCGAAGGCGAGCAGACCGAGCGCGACGGTGAGCAGCCCCGTGCCGAGCAGGGCGATGATCTGCGCGCCGAACAGCTTCGCGTAGCCCGGGTTGCGGAGAACGGAGATCATGGACGAGGCCTTACGGTCAGGGGTGGAGAGGAGCGAGGGATCACTGCGCTGGCGCGTGGTGATGGGGAGGGATCTGCCCGTTCGCGACCGCGTGCTCGGCCTGCTTGATCGCCTCGACCACCAGCGCCACGGCGTGCTCGTCGGTGAGGCGGTAGAGCACGCTCGTTCCCTCCTGCCGGGTGGTGACCATGCGCGCCATCCGCAGTCTGGCGAGGTGCTGCGATACGCCGGACGGCTTCTTCCCGACGAGCTCGGCCAGCGCGTTCACCGGCAGCTCGCCCTCCCGTCGCAGCGCGAGTACGATCCTGATCCTCGTCGGATCGGACAGCAGGCTCAGCACCTCGGCCGCGAGGTCGACATACTCCGAGGAAGGATTCAATCCGCAAACCTGCTTATCCGCATCCATACGCAGATATTAACACTCCGCGCACTAAGCTGGCCGAATGGCAGAGCAGACCCCGAGCGAGCGGATCCTCATTCAGCTCATCCTCGACAAGCTCGACCAGCTCATCGCCTCGGTCGGATCTCTGGACGATGAGCTGGCGAACTCGGCGCTGCAGGTGCCGGGGAGCAACTCTCCGATGCAGATACTGGTGCACTGCTGCGGGATGCTGCGCTGGTGGTCGTCGAGTGTGAACCTCGGTCTCCCGCGAATGCGTGACCGTGACGCGGAGTTCGAGACCCGGCTGACCGTCGACGAGGGGTTGGAGCTCGCAAGTCAGGCGCGGAAGGCCTTCTTGAGCGATGCAGCAGCCACGGAGTTGCAGCGACCTCCGAAGGCTATGCCCGGGGGTGGGGATGACGATCATCATTGGCTGGCCACGGCCGAGGGCGTGCTGCTGCACGTGCTGGAGGAGCTGTCCCAGCACCTCGGTCAGCTCGAGATCACGATCGACGTGCTGCGCGGGTCATCCTCGTTCGACGAGCGTTCATAGCCTTCGCCCTCGGCTTCACCTTAGCCTTAGCCCTCGCCTTCGCTCAGGAGGCGTCCGCGGCTCAGTGCTCAGTCGACCGGTGCGACTCGGATGCGGTTGCCGTCGGGATCGGCGATGACGAACGTGCGACCGAAGATGTCGTCGCGGATCTCCTCGACCACTGTGACGCCTCTGGCGCGCCACTCTGCGTAGACCTCGTCGACCTTCTCGCCCGATCCCGGCACCATCAGTCCCACCTCGGACAAGCGCGGGGTCTCGGAGGTGATGGTTTCGCCGTGGCGGCTCCAGAGCGCGAACAGCACTCCCGGGGCGATCTCGAACGCGACGTAGGCGGGGGCGACGAAGACCGGCTCCATGTCGAACAGTTCGGAGTAGAAGCGGGTCGAGCGCTCGGTGTCGGTGACGTAGATCAGGAACTGGTTGGGTGCACTCACGGCAGGCCTCCTTGCGAGCTGGGTAACGGTACATGACCTACACTGACACGGATAGAAGACAGTCCATGTCACCTTTAGGGAGAAAACTTCGTGGAACGTCCGCAACGGCTCCTCGCGCTCCTCGTCGCGCTGCAGGCGAACCGGCAGATGACCGCCGCGGAGCTGGCCGAGCAGTTCGGCGTGTCCAGGCGCACGATCCTGCGCGACGTCGAGGCGCTTGCCGAAGCCGAGATCCCCATCATCGCCGAGCGCGGCCGGTATGGTGGCGTTGCGCTGCTGCCCGGCGCTGAAGTGGACGTGAATCGTCTCAGCGGGAATGAAGCAGAGGTGCTCGAGCTCATCGGAGTGGATCTCACCCGCGCCAAGCAGCTCGGGATCGAGGCCGCCGCGCGCACCGCCGCGCAGAAGCTCGCCTCGCGCAGGCCTTGGCCCCACGGCGACCCCGCCGGCCTGCTCCCGCTGAGCGAAGTCGTCGCGATCGATAATGCCGCCTGGTTCACCCCTGGCGATTCCGCCGATGTGGCTGCCGTGATCCGTGATGTCAGGCGCGGCAAACGGCTGCGGATCAACTACCGCGCAAGCGGGCGGCCCGACTCCCGGGAGCGCGTTGTCGATCCGTACGGGGTGTTCTCCCGTGGCGGGCGCTGGTACCTCATCGCAGACGCCGGCGGGGAGCCTCGCATGTTCGCGCTGAGCCGGCTCCAGGCCTGGGCTGTGCTCGACGAAGACCGGCGGATCCGCACCGATCTCGCGCTCGCAGACATCGCAGCGAGCCTCGTCTCGGGTTTGGAGGAGCGTCACAGCATCCGCGTGACCGCCTTGCTCGACGCGAAGACCGAGGATATGGCCCGCCGCATCCTCGGCACCAGGCTGCTCTCGGTCGAGCCGACCGAGCACCCCGCCGAGGTGCGGATCACCGTCGGCTATGACCAACTCGCCGCCGTGCGCCAGCTCCTCCAGTTCGCCGACCACGTCGAGATCACGGACCCGCCCGAGGCACGTGCCCTCATCGCGGACCTCGCCACGACCCTCGCCTCCCGCCACCGCGATGCCGGGGTCGCGGGCTCTGGTGAGACCGCGGATGGATAGTTTCGTGTTCTCACCATCCCGACGCGGGCCTCTGCGCAGCGCGCCTTCGGGCCCCGACTCCGTTGTTCCGACCGCCGGCTCCCAGCGCTATTCGAGCGCTGCTCCGGGTTCGGTTCCGGAAGCGGTCGAGATCGCGTCCTCATCGATCTGCGGTTTCGGCAGAGCGAGGCAGATGAAGCCCACGAGCGCGGCGACGATCACCATGTAGAAAGCAGGCGCGAGCAGACTGCCCGTCGTGCCGACGAGCCACGTGCTGACGTAGGGGGCGGTGCCTCCGAACACCACGTACGCGATGTTGTATCCGAAGCCCGCACCGCTGAACCGGTTCTTCACCGGGAACAGCTCGACGAATGCGACGCCGAACGGGCCGAAATAGACGGCGAGCGCGAGGCCCAGCAGGGTTTGTCCCACGATAGCTCCCACCGCTGTGCCATTGCTGGCGAGCATGTACGCAGGGAGTGCGATGACCGCACTCAGCAGAGCCCCGACCACTAGCACCGGCTTGCGGCCGACCCTGTCCGAGATTGCTCCGGTGATCGGCATGGCGACGAACGCGAGCAGGAGGGCTATCGCGTTCGAGAGGAAGGCGACGGATGAATCGACCTGAACCGATTCCTGGAGGTAGGTCGTGAAGTACCCGGTCAGGGTGTAGAAGCCGAGACTCGAGAGGGCCGCGAGCACAAAGGCGAACACGACCGCACGGGGATTCTCGCGGATCGCCGAGAAGAGGGGGATACTGCGCTTCGCCGCAACAGGAGCAGCGTGGCGTTGCGCCTCGAATTCAGGCGACTCGTTGACGCGCCTTCGGATGTAGAGGCCGACGAGAGCGATGACGCCGCCGAGCAGGAACGGGATGCGCCAGCCCCAGGCGTTGTATGTTTCGTCCCCCATGAGGGAGGTGAGCGAGAGGACCAGTAGCGACGCGAACACCGCGGGCAGATTTGCGAACGCATAGGTGAACGCCACGAACATGCCGCGGCGCCGTCGCGGCGAGTGCTCGGCGACCAATGCGTTCGCCCCGGTCGTTTCGGCACCCGCGGACATGCCCTGCAGCAGTCGGCAGAGGAGGAGCAGGAACGCGGCGGTGACGCCGATCTGCTCGTATGTGGGCAGGATGCCGATGCCGAAGGTTGCGGTGCCCATGAGCAGGATGACCGCCGCAAGCACGTTGCGGCGCCCGATCCGATCGCCCAGGTGCCCGAAGACTATCGCTCCGACCGGCCGCATCACGAAGCCCACCGCGTAGACGGCGAAGGTCGCGAGCAGGGAGGCGATGCGGTCCTCGTTCGGGAAGAAGAGGGAGGCGATGACGGTCGCCGAGTATGCGTAGATGACGAAGTCGTACCACTCGACGAACTGTCCGATCGCCGCGGACGAGAGTACGCGGCGGATACGTCGTCGATCGAGATGTGCAGCGCCCTCGCTGCGTGAGCCGTTACTGGCCATGTCGTATACCTCCTTGTATGGTCAACGAGCGGTCGGAGACCAGCTGTAGCGTCGGTTCTCCAGGACGGGGAGGAGCCTTCGGGCCTCCGAGAGCACTTCGTCCCGCATCTTCGCGGTAATCAGATCGCGGTCCAGTTCAGCGGACGCGAGCGTGTCGCCCAGTGGCCCGTAGAGGGCGCTGCCGCCGATCGAGAATTCTCCGTGCTGGGTCGCGGCGGCGAGGAAGACCGTGTTCTCGATCGCTCTCGCCCGCGCGAGCGTCTTGAAGTGGAACTCCTTGCGATGGCCTACTACCCAGGCCGAACCGATCGCGAGGATGTCGGCTCCGCCGTCGACGAGCGCTCTCGACATCTCAGGGAACCGGATGTCGTAGCAGTTGAGCATGCCGATCCGCCACCCCTCGATGTCGAAGAGTCCGAACTCGGAGCCGTCGTCTCCGGCCTGGCCTGGCCGGACCGTGTTCGACTCGAGATATGAGTATGCATCGTAGAGGTGCACCTTGTCGTAGACCGCGACCGGCGTGCCGCCGCTGTCGAAGGCGACCATGCGGTTCCACGGTCGGCCGTCGTCGCTCGGCGCGTAGCCGGGGGCGATGATCGCCAGGTTCTCCTCTCGCGCGATCCTGGCGACGGTATCGAAGAATCGGATGCTGTGTCGACGGGCGGCCTCGGCCAGGTCCTCGACGGGCGAATTCCATGAGTACATCGACGCCTCGGGGAGGACGAGCAGGTGGCTTCCGCGTTCCGATGCTCGACGGGCCATGGAGCTGATCGTCTCGAGATTCTTGTCGACGTCGGTGCCGGCCCAGAACTGAGCGGCGCTGACGATGAGATCCGGACGCATTCGCCCTTCTCCGCCGTGGGGTGCGTTCGGTGACATGGGCGCCTCTCGATTCATCATCAAAACGATTTGATTACCGACTGTACGGCTAGCATGATCTTGTGTCAAACGGTTTTCCGGAAGGGCGGCAGCGAGCGGCTCCGACGATACGGGACGTCGCGGCCAAGGCCGGGGTTTCGATCAGCACTGTCTCGCACACACTGTCGGGCAAGCGCCCGATCTCGGAGGCCACTCGGCTCAGGGTTCTCGAGGCGATCGACGCGCTGAACTACTCGACCAACGCGCTCGCCGCTTCGATGAGGCGAGGTCGTAGCGGCCTGATCGGAATGATCATCCGGCCGCGCGACGCGATCCGGGGATCGCTCGGCGGCACCGACAACTTCCTCCGTCTGATCGGGGCGGCGGCAGTACGCGCGCTCGAGCAGGGGCTGGGACTCGTGCACGTCCCCAATACCTCTGACGGGTTCGACGCGACGCTACCCGTTGAGGGGTACATTGTCGCGAGTCCTTACTTCGAGGATGCGGTGCTCGTGCAAGCGCTCCGCACTGGCCTGCCCGTCGTCACGATCGATGGAGTGCCTGAGGACCCGAACGTCGATCCGGGGTGGAACGTGCGTGTTGACTACGAGAGCGGCGTAGCCCAGGCGCTCTCGCAGCTAACGGACCTTGAGCGGACCCCGGCCGCGCTCATCATCGGAACCGAGGAGAATCAGTGGCGTCGCGCCATTCGCTCTACTGTCGCGGAGGTGTACCGCGACCATCTGGAGCTCCTCACCGAGATCGAGCTCTACGAGGGCGAGGGCGTCGCGGGCGCGGCCGTCACCGCGGAGTCACTGCTCGATCATGGTTTCCGCCGATTTCTGGTGGCAGCGAGCCGCTTTGGCGTCGGCGTCTCGCAGGCGGCCCAGGCCCGGGGGCTATCGGTGCCGAAGGATGTCGAGATCGTATCGTTCACGGACAGTCGGATGGCCGAGGTGAACCATCCTCCGTTGACCGCGGTGGACCTCATGCTCGATGAGGCCGGTCATCGAGGCGTGGAGCTCCTGATCGCGCGGCTCGAGGGTCGCACCGTCGAGCCGCGCACGGTCGCAACTGAGGTGCATCGGCGCGGTTCCACGCGGTGACAACGGCGGCGCCGGCTTCGTCTCCGCGATCAGGGCACGGGTGCGAGCGGGGCCACCCGCTCGGTGTGCACGTCGTTGATGTGCCTCCGCAGCGTCTCGGCGAATCGCGCGGGGTCGGCGGCCTGCAGGGCCTCGACGAGCTCCCGGTGCTCGTCGAGGATGAGTTGGCACTGCTCGAGCAGCTTCGGGCCCAGCTTGAACAGCATGTAGCGCTGCCGGTCGGCAAGCCGGTCGCTGAGCTCGAGCAGCACCTGGTTGCCGCACACCTCCACGAACGAGCGGTGGAATGCCGTGGTCAGGTCGACGAAGCCGCGCACGTCCCGCGCCTCGAGCGCGGCCTGCTGCTCGGTGATCTGCTGGGCGAGCTTCTCAGCGAGGGCCTCGATCTGGGAGCTGTCCGCCCGCTGCACCGCTGCTGATTCCAGGATGTAGCGGGTGTCGGAGAGGTCAGAGATCGCGCGATCGCCGAGCCCCTTCACGAGGGCGCCGCGCTTCGGGTAGATCGTGATCCACTGCTCGTCCTGAAGCCGGACCAGCGCCGAGCGGATGGGGGTGCGGCTCATCGAGAGCTCGGAGGCCAGGCCGGACTCGCCGAGCATCTCCCCGGTTTCGTAGCGCCCCTCGATGATCCCGTCGCGGATGTGCTCGTAGGCGCGGGCGGCGGCGGATCCCGGTTCTTGCATCATGCTGCGGGCACCTCGTTCGGGTCGGGGCAGGCGTGGGTACAACTAGTATCCATGTTGAATCGGCTGGAGCTTGCTGAGCGCTTACCCATCATCTGTAGGATTCCGCTTGTATCCTAGATGGATGGCCGCTCCCTCCCCGTCCTCGACCGTCCCTCTGCAGAAGTACCGCCGACTGAGGGTCGTCACCCTCCTGCTCCTGGCGGTATGCGTGTTCCTGGGCATCGCTCTGTTCGCCCAGTCGACCGAGCAGGGCACGGAGACGTCGGGCGCTCCCGCCGAGACCTCGGCGCCGTCGGCGGAGCAGAGCGGGCCGGACGAGGCGAGCTACGTGCGCGCCGATCCTGAGGATCCGATGGCGATCGGCGATCCCGATGCGCCGGTCGTGCTCAGCGAGTGGACGGATATGCGCTGCCCCTTCTGCGCCGTGTTCAATCGGGACACCCTGCCGGCGATCATCGAGGAGTACGTCGAAGCAGGGAAGGTGCGCATCGAGATCAACGATGTCGCCTACTTCGGCGACGAGTCGGCAGATGCCGCGATCGCTGCCCGCGCCGCCGGCAATCAGGGCGGGTACGCAGAGTATCTGGAGGCGCTCTACGCTGCTGCACCGGAGGAGGGCCACCCGGACATGCCGCGTGAGAAGCTAATCGGCTTCGCGAAGACGGCGGGGATCGCGGATCTCGCGCAGTTCGAGAGGGATCTCGACGATCCCGAACTGCGGCGTGCCGTCGAGGCGAGCACGGCGCAGGCGCAGCAGCTCGGCGTGAGCGGAGTGCCGTTCTTCGTCGCCGATGGGCAGGCCTTGTCGGGAGCGCAGCCGGTCGAGGCCTTCCGCGAGTTCCTCGACGGGGTGCTCGCCGACGCGCAGAAGTAGCGAGAACTCGTGAACATCGGTCTGCTCGGTGCGCTGCTCGGCGGCGTGCTCACGCTGCTGAGCCCCTGCTCGGTCATGCTGCTTCCGGCGTTCTTCTCGTACGCGTTCACCGCGCCCCGGCAGGTCGTATCACGCACCGGCGTCTTCTACCTCGGCCTCATCACCACCCTGGTGCCGCTCGGCATGCTCGCGGGCACGCTCGGCGCGTTCATCAACGCGCACCGCTTCGTGTTCGTCACGGTCGCTTCGATCGTGGTGATCGTGCTCGGCGCGATCATGCTGCTGAACCTGCCGTTCCTCCGCCTGCGCGGTGCATCCGGGCTCGACGGCACCTCCGGATTGTCGGTGTATGCGCTCGGCACGGTCTACGGGCTCGCCGGCGTCTGCGCGGGGCCGCTGCTCGGCGCCGTGCTCACCTACGCGGCGATGGGCGGCAACGCGGTCTACGGCGGGCTCGTACTGCTGGTCTTTGCTGCGGGAATGGCGCTGCCACTGCTGTTCCTCGCGCTGCTCTGGGGCAGGATCCCGGCGGTGAAGAAGCTGGTGCGGCCGCGGGAGATCCGGATCGGGCCGTGGCGCAACACGTGGACCGGGGTGATCGGCGGTGCGCTGACCATCGCGATCGGCGTCTTCCTGCTGGTCACCAGAGGTACCACCTCGCTCGGCGGGGTGCTCGGAGCCACCGACCAGGCGCGACTCGAGGGATCGGTGCTCGGGGCGACGGGGAGTATCTCGGACCTGTGGGTGCTGCTCGGGGCTGTCGTCATCAGCGGGGCGGCATTGATCCTCGTCCGCTTCCGCAAGCGGCGCGCGCAGCGAGCGGCGCGGGATCCGGTTCAATAGATCTATGCCCGCATCTCTCGTCCTGCTCGCGGATACCCACCTGCCGAAGCGCGCGAAGGCGCTGCCCGACCCCGTGTGGGACGCGGTCGAAGCGGCCGATGTCGTCATCCATGCGGGCGACTGGGTGGACGAGGTCACCCTCGACGCGCTCGAGCAGCGCTCGCGCCGACTGATCGCCGTCTTCGGAAACAATGACGGGCCCGGGCTGCGGGTGCGGCTGCCCGAGATCGCCACCGCGGAGATCGAGGGGATCCGCCTCGCCGTCGTGCACGAGACCGGTGCCGCGCAGGGGCGCGAGAAGCGCATGGACGAGCGCTTCGCGGGGTTCGACGTGCTCGTGTTCGGGCACAGCCACATCCCGTGGGACACGACGACGCCGAGCGGGCTGCGGCTGCTCAACCCGGGCTCCCCGACTGATCGGCGCCGGCAGCCGGTCTGCACCTTCATGACCGCCGTCGCCGATGCGGGAGCGCTCCGAGACGTCGAACTCGTGCCGGTCGTCCGAACCTGAGGGCAGTAGCCGACGGGTTCGCGCGAGTTATCCACAGATTCCCGGAATCCGTCTCACGACCCCGCCGCCCTGCCTACACTGAGTGCATCGCGTCGGATCGCATCGCATCGCATCCGATCCGATCGCATCGCGCCAATCGTCGAGAGGGGTTCCATCGTGGTCGCAGTCATCACCACCGTCGTCAGCGCCGCCACGCTGCTCGTAGCCCTCGCGGCGGGGTTCGGTTGGATGATCACGCACTTCGACCGGCGACTCGATCGGGTGGAGACGGGGCTCGGGGATCGGATCGATCGAGTCGAGGAGGATTTGTCGTCTCGGATCAACGAGGTCGATGTGAGATTGACGGCGCGGATCGATCAGGTCGATGAGAAGTTGACGGCGCGGATCGATCAGGTCGATGAGAAGTTGACGGGGCGTATCGACGAGATGGGTGAGCGTATCGGCGGCCTCGCGGCAGAGGTGACCGATCTGAAGGTCGCCGTCGCCCGCTTGGAGGGCCCCTCGCGGCCGCCTTTGCAGCTGACGCGCTAGCCGCATCCCTGAAGAGGCTCGTGCGGGAGGGGAGCGATACATGCAGGCGATACAGGATTCGTACCCCGAGCGGTTCGCGCACTGCCACGGCTGCGGCCCCGCCAATCCACACGGCATGCGATTCAGGAGCTATCTCGAGGGCGATGAGGCCGTGCTCAGGTTCACACCTTCTCCGGAGTACACGGGCGGAGTGCCCGGGCATGTCTACGGAGGACTGCTCGCCTCGCTGTTGGATTGCCACGGTGCGGCGGCGGCCTCCGGCTTCGCGCATCGCGCGCGGGGGCGCGAGGTGGGCGACGGGGGCGAACCGCTGCGCTTCGTCACGGGCACTCTCACGGTGGTCTATCGGAGGCCGACGCCGATGGGCGTCGAACTGACGGTGCGGGGACGGCTCGACAGCATCAGCGGACGCAAGGTCGTAGTCGCGCTCGAACTCTCCGCGGAGGGCGAGGTGTGCGTCACCGGGGAGATGGTCGCGATCCAGATTCCGCCCGAGCTCTAGGAGCCGTGATCGGGATCCCGTCAGTCCATGTCCGGGGCAGTGAGAGCCGTCACATCCCACTGGCGCTGTCCGCTCTGAGCCTGCCCCGTCAGAACTCCGGGGATCCGCACGAGACCGGCAAGCATCAGTGTCCAGCCCCCGCTCTCCCGCGAATCGCCGGAGTTATGACGACGACCCTCGCGCAGGGCCACGCCAACAGGGGGACGCGTCTGGGGTTCGTGTGTTCCCGTCGGTCCCGCCGATGCAGACCTCCCGCACCGTTGTAGACCTCTCGTACGGTGCTGGAGGTCTACAACGGTGCAATAGGTCTACAGTGGCGCAGGTTTACAGTGGGGAGCGGGATCTGACGACAGCGCAGCCGGCCGCTCGACATCCGAAAATCGACGCATCTGGGAGACAAGAAGAATCCCCGGGGAGAAGAGCACTGTGTCCCGTGCGAGATGCGGCCATCTCCGCCCGCTCAGCGGGGCTTCGGCACCAGCATCTCTGCCAGCTGCGGGTCGTCGTCGCCCCAGGGGGCGATCCCGAGGCGTCGGGCCGCTTCCGGGGGAGCGCCGTGCAGGGCCGCATATGCGGCGAGCGACTCGGGGCTGTCGTGCGTCACTCGCAGATACTTGCCCGACCAGCTGTCGAGCTCGCCGCGGTGGATCGCGAGCACCAACTCGGTCG
This DNA window, taken from Leucobacter tenebrionis, encodes the following:
- a CDS encoding mycothiol transferase, which gives rise to MAEQTPSERILIQLILDKLDQLIASVGSLDDELANSALQVPGSNSPMQILVHCCGMLRWWSSSVNLGLPRMRDRDAEFETRLTVDEGLELASQARKAFLSDAAATELQRPPKAMPGGGDDDHHWLATAEGVLLHVLEELSQHLGQLEITIDVLRGSSSFDERS
- a CDS encoding GntR family transcriptional regulator, which encodes MMQEPGSAAARAYEHIRDGIIEGRYETGEMLGESGLASELSMSRTPIRSALVRLQDEQWITIYPKRGALVKGLGDRAISDLSDTRYILESAAVQRADSSQIEALAEKLAQQITEQQAALEARDVRGFVDLTTAFHRSFVEVCGNQVLLELSDRLADRQRYMLFKLGPKLLEQCQLILDEHRELVEALQAADPARFAETLRRHINDVHTERVAPLAPVP
- a CDS encoding MFS transporter, which encodes MASNGSRSEGAAHLDRRRIRRVLSSAAIGQFVEWYDFVIYAYSATVIASLFFPNEDRIASLLATFAVYAVGFVMRPVGAIVFGHLGDRIGRRNVLAAVILLMGTATFGIGILPTYEQIGVTAAFLLLLCRLLQGMSAGAETTGANALVAEHSPRRRRGMFVAFTYAFANLPAVFASLLVLSLTSLMGDETYNAWGWRIPFLLGGVIALVGLYIRRRVNESPEFEAQRHAAPVAAKRSIPLFSAIRENPRAVVFAFVLAALSSLGFYTLTGYFTTYLQESVQVDSSVAFLSNAIALLLAFVAMPITGAISDRVGRKPVLVVGALLSAVIALPAYMLASNGTAVGAIVGQTLLGLALAVYFGPFGVAFVELFPVKNRFSGAGFGYNIAYVVFGGTAPYVSTWLVGTTGSLLAPAFYMVIVAALVGFICLALPKPQIDEDAISTASGTEPGAALE
- a CDS encoding helix-turn-helix transcriptional regulator; protein product: MERPQRLLALLVALQANRQMTAAELAEQFGVSRRTILRDVEALAEAEIPIIAERGRYGGVALLPGAEVDVNRLSGNEAEVLELIGVDLTRAKQLGIEAAARTAAQKLASRRPWPHGDPAGLLPLSEVVAIDNAAWFTPGDSADVAAVIRDVRRGKRLRINYRASGRPDSRERVVDPYGVFSRGGRWYLIADAGGEPRMFALSRLQAWAVLDEDRRIRTDLALADIAASLVSGLEERHSIRVTALLDAKTEDMARRILGTRLLSVEPTEHPAEVRITVGYDQLAAVRQLLQFADHVEITDPPEARALIADLATTLASRHRDAGVAGSGETADG
- a CDS encoding metallophosphoesterase family protein, which produces MPASLVLLADTHLPKRAKALPDPVWDAVEAADVVIHAGDWVDEVTLDALEQRSRRLIAVFGNNDGPGLRVRLPEIATAEIEGIRLAVVHETGAAQGREKRMDERFAGFDVLVFGHSHIPWDTTTPSGLRLLNPGSPTDRRRQPVCTFMTAVADAGALRDVELVPVVRT
- a CDS encoding PaaI family thioesterase, which produces MRFRSYLEGDEAVLRFTPSPEYTGGVPGHVYGGLLASLLDCHGAAAASGFAHRARGREVGDGGEPLRFVTGTLTVVYRRPTPMGVELTVRGRLDSISGRKVVVALELSAEGEVCVTGEMVAIQIPPEL
- a CDS encoding apolipoprotein A1/A4/E family protein, with the protein product MVAVITTVVSAATLLVALAAGFGWMITHFDRRLDRVETGLGDRIDRVEEDLSSRINEVDVRLTARIDQVDEKLTARIDQVDEKLTGRIDEMGERIGGLAAEVTDLKVAVARLEGPSRPPLQLTR
- a CDS encoding DsbA family protein, translating into MAAPSPSSTVPLQKYRRLRVVTLLLLAVCVFLGIALFAQSTEQGTETSGAPAETSAPSAEQSGPDEASYVRADPEDPMAIGDPDAPVVLSEWTDMRCPFCAVFNRDTLPAIIEEYVEAGKVRIEINDVAYFGDESADAAIAARAAGNQGGYAEYLEALYAAAPEEGHPDMPREKLIGFAKTAGIADLAQFERDLDDPELRRAVEASTAQAQQLGVSGVPFFVADGQALSGAQPVEAFREFLDGVLADAQK
- a CDS encoding cytochrome c biogenesis CcdA family protein; translated protein: MNIGLLGALLGGVLTLLSPCSVMLLPAFFSYAFTAPRQVVSRTGVFYLGLITTLVPLGMLAGTLGAFINAHRFVFVTVASIVVIVLGAIMLLNLPFLRLRGASGLDGTSGLSVYALGTVYGLAGVCAGPLLGAVLTYAAMGGNAVYGGLVLLVFAAGMALPLLFLALLWGRIPAVKKLVRPREIRIGPWRNTWTGVIGGALTIAIGVFLLVTRGTTSLGGVLGATDQARLEGSVLGATGSISDLWVLLGAVVISGAALILVRFRKRRAQRAARDPVQ
- a CDS encoding VOC family protein, whose amino-acid sequence is MSAPNQFLIYVTDTERSTRFYSELFDMEPVFVAPAYVAFEIAPGVLFALWSRHGETITSETPRLSEVGLMVPGSGEKVDEVYAEWRARGVTVVEEIRDDIFGRTFVIADPDGNRIRVAPVD
- a CDS encoding ArsR/SmtB family transcription factor — encoded protein: MDADKQVCGLNPSSEYVDLAAEVLSLLSDPTRIRIVLALRREGELPVNALAELVGKKPSGVSQHLARLRMARMVTTRQEGTSVLYRLTDEHAVALVVEAIKQAEHAVANGQIPPHHHAPAQ
- a CDS encoding nitrilase-related carbon-nitrogen hydrolase translates to MSPNAPHGGEGRMRPDLIVSAAQFWAGTDVDKNLETISSMARRASERGSHLLVLPEASMYSWNSPVEDLAEAARRHSIRFFDTVARIAREENLAIIAPGYAPSDDGRPWNRMVAFDSGGTPVAVYDKVHLYDAYSYLESNTVRPGQAGDDGSEFGLFDIEGWRIGMLNCYDIRFPEMSRALVDGGADILAIGSAWVVGHRKEFHFKTLARARAIENTVFLAAATQHGEFSIGGSALYGPLGDTLASAELDRDLITAKMRDEVLSEARRLLPVLENRRYSWSPTAR
- a CDS encoding LacI family DNA-binding transcriptional regulator, with amino-acid sequence MSNGFPEGRQRAAPTIRDVAAKAGVSISTVSHTLSGKRPISEATRLRVLEAIDALNYSTNALAASMRRGRSGLIGMIIRPRDAIRGSLGGTDNFLRLIGAAAVRALEQGLGLVHVPNTSDGFDATLPVEGYIVASPYFEDAVLVQALRTGLPVVTIDGVPEDPNVDPGWNVRVDYESGVAQALSQLTDLERTPAALIIGTEENQWRRAIRSTVAEVYRDHLELLTEIELYEGEGVAGAAVTAESLLDHGFRRFLVAASRFGVGVSQAAQARGLSVPKDVEIVSFTDSRMAEVNHPPLTAVDLMLDEAGHRGVELLIARLEGRTVEPRTVATEVHRRGSTR